The Melitaea cinxia chromosome 9, ilMelCinx1.1, whole genome shotgun sequence DNA segment ACTACAGTTAGTTGATGTCCTGCTCCTACAAGTGCAGAAAATAATGCCAAATGAGGCACCGGCCTAAAAACGTCGCCATGCACCTGCTTCCAACCATACTCATCACCTAAGTCTTTCTCTAAATCATCAAGATCATCGTCTTTAGAGTATCTAGCATAATCTTTACGAAGAGTTCTCATGAGTATCATTGATACAAGACCTACTAGGAATATAACCATCATAAAACTATTGAAGATACTAAACCAATGAATCCTGTGTTGAAAAAAATTAGGGTCAAGATACTTATCAAATCTGTCTTCAAACTTAATGTTGCTTTTCTTCCAATTTACTTCATATGTGAAGGGAATTTTTGCATTCGGCACGAGTCGTTCTTTATTTTCGGCAGTCAAATTAACTTCCACTATCCTATTTCCATTATATCCAATGTCAAACTTCTTATGGGTCCAAATGTAGTAATTGTCACCATCTATTTCTCCGACGATACCCCATATTGGAAGGTCATCCACATACATTTGGTAccaataatgatttttaacaGCATAAACTAATGCCTTATACGATTGTTCATCGAGTTCAATGGCACAAAATTGTTGTGCTGGTACATTATCTTTGAAGGTAATATCTAAGCCACTTAGTTCTAATTCGACGCCTTGAAGAGCTTCAGATAAAGTCTCATGATAATGACCAATAGTTACTTTTGTGCCCGCACAGAATGGAAGAGAGAAATAGGCGTAAGTTTCTTGGCGATTGTGGTACGGGCCTACGGTGTTCATCCATAGCACCACTTGTTCTCCatctttatatgtatgtgtatgctCATCACAGTAAACTATATgccacaaaataaataaaatgaatagaattttcattttaagttAGTGGAATAGAatgctttataaataaaacgataaaCATAACACGTAAGTTAAAAGCCGACGTCAGACATATGTATAAAtgttgctatattttttttttattagatacatACCGTAAAATGGGGTGAATAGACACAACTTTCAACTTTAACACTgattttcttacatattttgtatagaagcttattaataaaacattgtgaAATCGTGAGTCGTGTTGTAATATACCAAATATGAATCCCAAAAATTAGCGAAATCATgtctattatttgtaaattgaaaaaaagtagGTGGTTTCTATTTACCCGGAAACTGGGGTCAAAAGACACGAGGGAAGGGGTGAATAGAGAAAAAACACTAGGGCTGTCAAattcaactttaatttatttattgaaataataagtaagaacaaagacaacataaatatatgtatatattttataaatcagtatatatataagtattaagtattttcacatatatttagaacatttaattaaataatttaggaatataaaaatgagcagtatattttacaagcaaacaagcttaaaaaaataacaaaaatataagaatgtttaattctaacataaactataaaattctaaaaaaaattatatttggtaaataatctaaggttttctataaaatgagATCAAAAAtcacaattgaaaataaaattgggaACATTGTGATTATAGTAGCAATATAATTCACTTTTGGGGTTTAGTTTTGGAAATTAAATTGGTAACTTGTTATACTACCTATTTAATCTGAATCCATCAGAgcatttaatatatcatcatcacacCTATAATAAGTGGGCCGCCTAGAAATGGTTTTCGTTGATGCTGTCTCAACAAATGTATTTGacaatgttttctttaattctgCATCGCTCAGAAGAACAATTCTTTAGAATACCTTTTATACTTCTTGCCACGAGGATCTGGTTTATAAATCCATGGCATGGCGAACGCAATACGATGTAGTGTAcctgtttgaaataaatatcaattatttagactgatatcattattatttactgaacagcaaatacagataattatttaatttattttaatgtttgaatttatatttaaaaaaaaaacagataactacttaaaatggttttctaataattaattgatacttataatatttttaaagcacgTAGGTAGCTAAGTATAATGAACTAGTCTACGATAGACAACCCTAAAAAACGTGTTTCTATTAACCCCTTTCTCGTTTCTATTAACCTCTCACTCGTATCTATTCACCTCTTTCTTCGTGTCTATTGACCCTAAAGGCGTTTCTGTTTACCCCTTTCTCGTATCTATTCACCTCGAAATTGCAGAAAAATGCCTGCATCCTGATTTCACaagaaataagaaagaaataattgaatattaacaaCTTACCTTTGTATTCCTAAAAGATTAGAAATGTATCTTTCCAAATAAATCAATTCGCTAGGTGAAATCTTCAAAGAACTCAATATTGAGCAAAACTTTTCGCAAGGTCTAAAATCACTCTTCACACACGTTCACTTTAACGGCTTTTTTCTTTAAACCATTAaactttacgtaaatttgtGTGTTGTCAgcataaaggaaaaatattgcTGTGTAATTAATAGAAGAAATGAACCTTCAATAATAAGCTATAGATAATCtagagataaaataataaaacttccAGTTTTGTTTCTATTCACCCCGCGATTTCTATTCACCCCATTTTACGGTACTAAGGCTTGGTATGTTaccaattacatataaaataccgGTAAATAGCactaattttgaagtaaaacttctttacccacgcttgacttggaagagttggtgaatgcgtgacgagagcgttacgaaaagtataatCGGgtaaggcgaacggaagttgagatggagatataagttaatgaagatatAAAGACAGAGAGAGTTAagttttgtatattactgtaagagctaaagaagttttacttcagtcgtgtggtctaaagtttATTCGTTTTTCTCCTACACCATTTTTAACGTTAATTAGATAGAGCTTGGAATACTCGGACAGTACTTTTATGAGCTCGCTATTAGGCTATTTAGCTATAGTCCTATAACATTGATGTTTGAATTAAAGATACGTGAGTGGCTTGAGTCAATTGAAGGTAGTACCTACTTTTGTTTGTGTTAATTTGATTGCATAAACTACTTAGCAATCTACTTAGCAATTAAACTAATTTCgcacgaaatttatttatgagtaGAAGTTGTAATAATTACAACAAGTTGTTTCTGGACTGTGATATATTTAATCTTTCATTGACCAAATTTAAttctcatattaaaaatattttgtctaaaGGTAACCGtacttgaaattataattataattattactatcactcttgtaacatttttaatttaaaatttaaaattttagttaacaTTCTTATTGGTCGATACAATTgttttatctatatctatcttaatcttaatatatataaaagcgaaagatcactcatcacgaaatctccgaaactataacacctacaaacttgatatttggcaagtaggcatagatatccgctaagaacggattttacgaaactcgacccctaaaggggtaaaacggggcttggaagtttgtgtgaaagtcccacgtttttgaagtaagagacttgaaatttaaaatgtatgctctatagatggtgagatggtgtccaaataatgtatctttagtaatcaactcccttttagggttaaaacgggggatgacaGGTTGACTCAcacatcacaaaatctccgaaactataacagctataaacttgaaatttggcaagtaggttccttataaggcgaaaacatctgctaagaacggattttacgaaactcgacccctaagggaataaaacgggggttggaagattgtatgaaattccagtgtttttgaagtaagtgacttgaaattcaaaatgtatgctctatagatggtgaggaggtgtccaaataatgcatcgtaatctatatatataaaagagaaaggtcactgactcactcatcacgggCACTTAAAAACCGCtagatggtccatccatccaggatggacaaagatgaaaattggcagggaggtagatcaTAGTTAGTATATgttcgctaagaatggattcggttggtttaaaggaaaataactaaacatttatattgatcacttataagtagtacaaaaaaaatatattctttacaaTACCTAACCTGTACATTAccagaatacttttttatttacccctgtcgtcacgaAGTCTCGGAGTAGcatgcgttacgctattccgtggcatatatttacgtagaaccatatgaaaaactaaattgcatgcagtatattttaaacatatttgtactacaatacattattactaaattatttcataccacaattctaaCCAATTCAACAAACTATTTTGTTCGACGCGACGCGCGCCTCACGCGGACGtcgtcgcgggcaacagttagtgtagtATAAAACATAGTAcctaaaaatgtatgtgatcgattccctcaaaatctactgaacggattttcgtgCGTtgtcaccaatggagagagggtttcaagaggaaggtttacggaacggttaGGGCGATTTTGATGacagtttcactggaagtttgctgggaaaactttgtgacacactgatttcaatgcGGGCGTAGCCGCGGGCACagaaagtttattatatttttagtgtaatctgtaaattaaataatttcacacTCTCTCTAATCTCATTACTCATCTACGCCACGtacttattatgtattattagtcATTGGAAACTGTTCTGGTGATGATTTTCCAAAGGTgtgcttttttataaaaattattatatactgtttgttcccattaaaaataaataaataagtcttaTCAATGAATACTAAAGAAGTAAGGCGCATTCAGTTATAATCtaagaaccaaaaaaaaatggtaCTCAATTAGTActcaattataaattaaatctgTCTCTTTCATACATTGTACGAGTGTAATAATTTCGTTACCTTTATAGATAACAATAGCAATTAACGGTAACGGTAGAGATATGAATGTTAAACATAACGTTAAACGAGTTAATACCGGTAAAAAATATACCGGTATATTTGGCTTTAAAATAACGTATATTTaaggtatatcgttccataaaTAATGTTATGTCTGCCAAGACAAATTAACGTTGCCGAATTTTGTACGGTATTCTAAGCCCTGGACAAACAGTCGTATTTACAGAGCGATAAATTCCCGGGACTTCATGACAAATTAAGTTTTACACCAACCTATGcaaaatatttactcacaacGTGAAAGCGTTTACTTCCTGTCAAGGCCAAAATATCACTAGCACATTCACTTCTTCTACCGCTTTTAGATTATGCAGACTCTTATTATCCTGATCTTTCAGAGGAATTGCTAAACAAACTTGAACGACTTTAAAACCTTTGTATACGTTTCATATATGGATTGCGTAAGTTTGATCATATATCCGAATATCGAGTTAGACTTAAGTGGCTACCTATCAGACTGCGCCGTAATCTCCACATGCTCTCCCTTCTTTACTCCATTCTTTATAATCCCTTAtctccttcttatttaaaagaacgTTTTGTATTTCTTGGCTCAAACTCTGACCTTCACCTAAACCTTCGATCACGTAAAGACAATCGGCTGAAGATATTGTTACGCAATCGCAAGTGTACAGCAACTCTTTTACGATTAAGGCTGCGAAACTATGGAATAGCCTTCCTGGAAATATTCGTCATACTGAttcattatcaatttttaagaatcgcttaaacaaatattatctatcgctttaaatgttttttttaaatattattttgcgaTATCCATTTGTGTACTTatgttgtatatgtatgtatgtatatatgcatgtatgtatgtattttgtatatgttgtaagtatttaatatgtgtACCTATATTCTTACGTatggtttacgtaaatttatttatacccaTGATTTTGTATGTCTATCTTATTCttctatatgtgtatgtatatatgtttttatgtattgatataattctatttatatttatctacttttgtATAATCCCGCACTTTATTACTAATAATCTCTTTTTACCTAGGGTTGTCTAGAAGAGATGGGTaacttaaagcaataagaccgcctttgcatgctgttattgtaattactttctgtttaattttatttctgtactgctgttttttttttctccgtaaaagtgtttgattatatttatgcaagtagtaataaataaaaaaattcacccCTTAAGTTGGCCCCCTTATCAAATACATCTTAATTTTTGTTGCTTAGATTAATAAGTTTTGATTAATTATCTTTtagtacccgggtgaccgagctaagctcggtatttttagtaaatcgtgttttttggaaatcataaagtataaatacgaattacatattgataaaatatgaataatatttttcgattttaccgacataataataaaaaataagaacagtctatttaaataaaaaataacgagtgcaattagaaaaagaaaaagaaaaaataattgatcagggacatgtggatttgaaccatgatcttctcggttgatcccgagcggccgatttcccaccgagctatttcaactacattgacttctgcgaaatttaccttcgtattctaacgatatttttttcaattcctaaaaacagggataaaacgacatttcctgaaaatgaatcctagctagatagatttatctcccccgaaaccccctaaatactaaattttatgaaaatcgttggagccgtttccgagattcagattctatatatatatatatacaagaattgctcgtttaatagtataagattcgACCATTGttgatgattattataaataaattaaaaacgaacAAACAATATGATAATATTGTTCGTTCGtcaaacaatataatatgaacaaataattaaaaataaaaatcaaatctaAAATCGAAAAAAGTAGAGTCAAATTGCAACAGCTGCATCTTTTCCTACTGTATaggcaagttattttactctttgatgttttcaccatgccgcCATATTCACACTCTCCAAGCTCCATGCACCTGACAGCGCCCAAACATACATGTTCCACATTTCTTCTACACTCCATAGTTCCACATATATAATTCGCCTGCAACGCCCGCGGCGTTTTTTACGTCAGTGGAAtggcaatttcagcggtcgtggTCGATGGCGTTGTGGGCCTTCA contains these protein-coding regions:
- the LOC123656292 gene encoding transmembrane 9 superfamily member 3, which translates into the protein MKILFILFILWHIVYCDEHTHTYKDGEQVVLWMNTVGPYHNRQETYAYFSLPFCAGTKVTIGHYHETLSEALQGVELELSGLDITFKDNVPAQQFCAIELDEQSYKALVYAVKNHYWYQMYVDDLPIWGIVGEIDGDNYYIWTHKKFDIGYNGNRIVEVNLTAENKERLVPNAKIPFTYEVNWKKSNIKFEDRFDKYLDPNFFQHRIHWFSIFNSFMMVIFLVGLVSMILMRTLRKDYARYSKDDDLDDLEKDLGDEYGWKQVHGDVFRPVPHLALFSALVGAGHQLTVVTLAVIIFTIFGELYTERGSLLSTAIFIYAATSPVNGYFGGSLYARMGGRLWIKQMLLSAFLLPVLVCGTAFFINFIAMYYHASRAIPFGSMIAVMSICTFVILPLTLVGTVLGRNLAGQPDYPCRINAVPRPIPEKKWFMEPFIIIIMGGILPFGSIFIEMYFIFTSFWAYKIYYVYGFMLLVFLILMIVTVCVTIVCTYFLLNAEDYRWQWTSFLSAGSTALYVYLYSFYYFIFKTKMYGLFQTTFYFGYMALFSLTLGIICGTVGYIGTSIFVRKIYSTVKID